A genomic stretch from Engraulis encrasicolus isolate BLACKSEA-1 chromosome 10, IST_EnEncr_1.0, whole genome shotgun sequence includes:
- the ncoa6 gene encoding nuclear receptor coactivator 6 isoform X2: protein MAEKEWPSELSVWTDDSNETDPVAEQDSGVEDVEEEEGSDGACIPEQIFTMEEAEGQSLIFIAFKGNMADEDFQQKLDSVLNGIPQMLELGPERLSPQRVEPWNSVRVTFNIPREAAERLRLLAQNNQQQLRDLGILSVQIEGEGAINVGLAQNRGQDVRVNGPVGPPGQTRMDVGFPMQQGPGGIRMNNPQVGMVPSDPGQGMVPGGSGQMHPRAPRPPAQPDAMDPMMAGMAAQQQQQQQQQQLQHPQAPHMPPNPMAAQAHHMQAMQAARTMNPAALQHMQQQQHQQQQQQQQAQMAQVGGARGPFNASGQMPVPAGWNQLPSGVLQPPPAQGPMGPGWRKPPPQAQMGQRPPSLGSVQMPNHPPPPYPFGSQQAGQVFSAMAQQQQQQQQQLQQQQLQQQQQLQQQQPGVNQFAAPQPKGPQGAPGVPGPRAPPPVPTSSTPQGSLSAKSPGSSSSPFQQGSPGTPPMMGQGQGQLGPRPTTPQGFPQGMGSPGRAVMGQQGPMQQQQPFMGMPPHGQVPQNNMGGTQPSVSTPNHMAHAAAMGHHAGMAGQTAGAAPGTTMGQQQQQQQQLPQQQNIQMMQGMQSQHQPMPVASSPSQMVQAQASGGQTVLSRPVNPGQRGGMTPPKQQMMPQQGPGGMMPNQGQVPGGPQHQALLLQQQQQQKQQQQQQQQNAMMEQMVANQMQGNKPAFAQQKGQPAGVMQQGQMMRGPSPSLAQFQAQMGSQQQQQPMVHPQQQQQQQQQMAQMQQQQLQQQQLQQQQQQQQHQLQQQQQHQMQQQQQQQQQLQLQQPPQQQQQQMQQMQQQMQVQQQPQQQMPMNNNGNQAMGMHGQMRLPGHHLVQQQQLQHQQQQLQQQQQKQQQQVMQQLQHQQQAAQHQLGDGSGGAAGEMGQQAMLPDMQTQQQPPGMMGGPQHMQVGNGHFPGHGMPFNPQFAGQMPMGGPCGQAGGFPVNKDVTLTSPLLVNLLQSDISAGQFGGKQGPGGVGPNQNKPKKKKPPRKPKKPKGGEGQLSEGLGLESGTGLEDIELPGLSGDPTTGLEPKMAEFANRPAGFPGPQGDQRVLQQMPLQFMAQQQQVPPQQQQAPQQQQMQQMQQQQLQQQHMQQQQMQQQQQQMQQQQQQQQVHMQGMQMAPGQTGPMPSQGQPQMLPHQLQQAQQQQHHQQQQQQQQQQQQQQQQMMMMLKMQQEQAKNRMPLQQGAHPPRGLMNPAEAQRMPGGSQQPGNMPVMINLQGHGGVPPSPNKPGGVPQQLMMNPQMAAARRMPHPEAGQGPGVQGLTEDGSTGVPQEMGLQAGNGAQQLANPGMMKPGPSPVPQHPGASPQQQQQLQQQQLQQQQQLQQQQQQPQTPQQGSMPGSHNLHFPNSVPTTSQSSRPKTPNRASPRPYHHPLTPTNRPPSTEPSEISLSPERLNASIAGLFPPKINIPLPPRQPNLSRGFDQQGLNPTTLKAIGQAPPSMTLPNNNSNAGGNNNGQPAFQGTPNAASAPGKQDKLPGGGQAKRASPSNSRRSSPASNRKGATPSPGRQKVAKIALTSPPHQQQMVSPQSMMSPTSLQPSPASVLPAGPMDPQQMQNSFQGLPSSSDLMSQGLMAVPTGEQRQMVQSQREQAAQRMASPRVSVAEQKQHEPKNVAEQSVAEEKHQPQTEPQQDLATTMPPGFRDAPTSLNQLLDSSISPSMPMKPPQSAPQATVDPTELASQRNARTPQSTEGGPLPGPSEPKLSSTTSPKLSSPSLHPSNVTLSVSPSPAFSPSPSLNVSPSSQPNPAVSASLNPNPKPLSTNMSTVLQRPNPSTAMPTNQITVFVTSNPISSSTSTSPQVPPGIVSTVVVPSKNLQRPPEMGQQQQTPVTQSRPAQFITTPVFFQMPAASVPSSTSVVSQPVTIQMSNIQFTPAPMMTTTLPTATVSAPVSVAAHSPAMSSAPGHTPPPRAMLGHVQVQIPGSHASSVTAAHPPVQQPSPGGLRQESPASEALKSSPVAQVSPHPPTSSPNVTSPFPQPMSSPPACSSPGATPSARKSPLSPLASGAKSKPATSAAQPSSSSPLAKQEVAAQQALSAGVAPPQVSPSPAEPLESPQNTSSSPPAPAPPNAPVVPVSVPAPMPTPTALNPALNAMSGTPAAAAPTTPNPAPGPSSAAVPQPPVPAPVPVTVTSPQPSGSPAGSTVAAAATAAAAGVAATTTTTTVPGPTTNTTVGSPSPVSAKPASPGQPPPATPATPTETSSAEPANTAVPLAEAPSASASVDPDPAQQEKASNEKSGEEASAVAEQGWAKKRKTPVSVVPRDTRGASEAAKAKGPSRRSSRAEKEVEEEAADNGQRKRAGRPGSASSSTGKDTNTGASPTQAKRRKSK from the exons ATGGCAGAAAAAGAATGGCCGTCCGAACTTTCTGTATGGACAGATGATTCCAACGAAACAGACCCAGTCGCGGAGCAGGACTCCGGGGTGGAAgatgttgaggaggaggagggcagtgaTGGTGCCTGCATCCCTGAACAGATCTTCACCATGGAGGAGGCAGAGGGACAATCTCTCATATTTATTGCATTCAAGGGGAACATGGCCGATGAAGATTTTCAACAGAAACTGGACAGCGTCTTGAATGGCATCCCACAAATGCTTGAATTAG gTCCTGAGAGACTGAGCCCCCAGCGCGTGGAGCCATGGAACAGTGTGCGAGTCACCTTCAACATCCCACGGGAAGCAGCGGAGCGCCTCCGCCTCCTGGCTCAAAACAATCAGCAGCAGTTACGGGACCTGGGGATCCTGTCTGTGCAGATCGAGG GCGAGGGTGCAATCAACGTTGGCCTGGCACAGAATCGAGGCCAGGATGTCAGGGTAAATGGGCCTGTTGGACCCCCTGGCCAGACAAGGATGGATGTTGGCTTCCCCATGCAACAAGGGCCTG GGGGCATTCGAATGAACAACCCTCAGGTGGGCATGGTGCCGTCAGACCCAGGTCAAGGCATGGTACCAGGGGGAAGTGGACAGATGCACCCTAGGGCTCCCAGACCACCTGCACAGCCAG ATGCTATGGACCCAATGATGGCTGGCATGGcggcccaacaacaacaacaacagcaacagcaacagctccaGCACCCGCAGGCCCCCCACATGCCCCCCAACCCCATGGCCGCCCAGGCCCACCACATGCAGGCCATGCAGGCCGCCCGGACAATGAACCCAGCTGCCCTGCAgcacatgcagcagcagcagcaccaacaacagcagcagcagcagcaggcccagaTGGCTCAGGTCGGCGGTGCCCGAGGTCCCTTTAACGCCTCAGGTCAAATGCCTGTGCCCGCtggctggaaccagcttccttcTGGTGTGTTGCAGCCCCCGCCCGCTCAGGGGCCCATGGGACCCGGATGGAGGAAGCCCCCTCCGCAGGCTCAGATGGGACAACGGCCACCGTCGCTTGGGTCGGTCCAGATGCCCAACCATCCCCCGCCCCCGTACCCGTTCGGAAGTCAGCAGGCGGGCCAGGTGTTTAGTGCCATggcgcaacagcagcagcagcaacaacagcaattacaacaacaacagttgcaacaacagcaacagttacagcagcagcagccaggggtCAACCAGTTCGCAGCTCCCCAGCCTAAAGGGCCCCAAGGGGCACCTGGGGTTCCTGGACCAAGGGCACCGCCACCCGTACCAACATCGTCCACTCCGCAGGGGAGCCTGTCCGCTAAATCGCCAGGCTCGTCATCCTCTCCATTCCAGCAAGGGTCTCCCGGCACACCTCCCATGATGGGCCAGGGTCAGGGACAGCTGGGTCCTCGCCCCACCACGCCGCAGGGTTTCCCACAAGGCATGGGCTCACCTGGGAGGGCAGTTATGGGTCAACAGGGgcccatgcagcagcagcagccattcatGGGCATGCCTCCTCATGGACAAGTTCCACAAAACAATATGGGAG GGACACAACCCTCTGTTTCAACACCAAATCACATGGCCCACGCTGCAGCAATGGGCCACCACGCTGGCATGGCCGGCCAGACTGCAGGTGCCGCCCCCGGGACCACCATgggccagcaacaacaacagcagcagcagctgccccAGCAGCAAAACATCCAGATGATGCAGGGCATGCAGTCTCAGCACCAGCCCATGCCTGTGGCCTCCTCCCCCAGTCAAATGGTGCAGGCCCAGGCGAGTGGTGGTCAGACCGTCCTCTCGAGGCCAGTCAATCCTGGACAGAGAGGAGGCATGACCCCACCAAAACAACAGATGATGCCTCAGCAAGGGCCTGGTGGCATGATGCCGAACCAGGGACAGGTTCCTGGAGGACCGCAGCATCAGGCGTTACTtctgcagcagcaacaacaacaaaaacaacaacaacagcagcagcagcaaaatgcCATGATGGAACAAATGGTGGCCAATCAGATGCAGGGAAACAAGCCGGCCTTTGCACAGCAGAAGGGTCAGCCAGCAGGGGTGATGCAGCAGGGGCAGATGATGAGAGGTCCATCACCCAGCCTGGCACAGTTCCAGGCCCAGATGGGAtcccaacagcaacaacaaccgaTGGTccacccacagcagcagcagcagcagcagcaacaaatgGCTCAAATGCAACAGCAGCAGTTACAGCAGCAACaattacaacaacaacagcagcagcagcaacatcagttacaacagcagcagcaacatcaaatgcagcagcagcagcagcagcagcagcagttgcaaCTCCAGCAACCaccacaacagcaacagcagcaaatgCAACAGATGCAGCAGCAGATGCAAGtgcagcagcagcctcagcagcagaTGCCCATGAATAACAATGGTAACCAGGCGATGGGTATGCATGGACAGATGCGACTTCCAGGTCACCACTTggtccagcagcagcagttgcagcatcaacaacagcagctgcagcagcagcagcagaagcagcagcagcaagtcaTGCAGCAgcttcagcatcagcagcaggctGCTCAGCATCAGCTGGGAGATGGTAGTGGAGGTGCTGCAGGCGAGATGGGTCAGCAGGCCATGCTGCCTGACATGCAGACCCAGCAGCAGCCTCCAGGCATGATGGGAGGTCCCCAGCACATGCAGGTCGGTAATGGTCACTTCCCTGGACATGGCATGCCGTTTAACCCCCAGTTCGCTGGACAGATGCCCATGGGAGGTCCCTGTGGACAGGCAGGAGGGTTTCCTGTGAACAAAGATGTCACGCTAACGAGTCCCCTCTTGGTTAATCTGCTACAGAGCGATATTTCTGCTGGTCAGTTTGGTGGTAAGCAAGGACCTGGGGGTGTTGGCCCCAACCAGAATAAACCCAAGAAGAAGAAGCCCCCTCGCAAACCCAAGAAACCCAAAGGTGGCGAAGGACAATTATCGGAAGGCCTCGG CCTTGAATCTGGAACTGGGTTGGAAGATATCGAGTTACCAGGGTTGAGTGGCGATCCTACAACAGGACTGGAGCCCAAAATGGCAGAGTTTGCCAACAGACCTGCTG GTTTTCCTGGTCCACAAGGGGATCAAAGGGTCTTGCAGCAAATGCCACTTCAGTTTATGGCTCAACAGCAACAAGTTCCACCGCAACAGCAGCAAGCACCACAGCAACAGCAGATGCAACAAATGCAACAGCAGCAGTTACAACAGCAACACATGCAACAGCagcagatgcagcagcagcagcagcaaatgcaacaacagcagcagcagcagcaggttcacATGCAGGGTATGCAGATGGCTCCCGGGCAGACAGGACCAATGCCTTCTCAGGGGCAACCTCAAATGCTCCCACATCAGTTACAacaggcacagcagcagcagcatcaccagcaacagcagcagcagcaacaacaacaacaacagcagcagcagcaaatgatgatgatgctgaaaaTGCAGCAAGAGCAGGCCAAGAACAGGATGCCACTGCAACAGGGTGCACACCCGCCCAGGGGTCTCATGAACCCTGCTGAAGCTCAGCGGATGCCCGGAGGATCCCAACAGCCAGGCAACATGCCAGTGATGATCAATTTGCAAGGGCATGGAGGTGTGCCACCCTCTCCAAACAAACCTGGTGGGGTGCCACAGCAGCTCATGATGAATCCACAGATGGCAGCTGCAAGGAGAATGCCCCATCCAGAGGCTGGGCAAGGACCAGGTGTCCAGGGTCTGACTGAGGACGGTTCCACGGGGGTACCACAGGAGATGGGTCTTCAGGCAGGAAACGGCGCCCAGCAACTTGCCAACCCTGGTATGATGAAGCCAGGACCGTCACCGGTGCCCCAACACCCTGGGGCCAGCcctcagcagcaacaacaactccAGCAACAGCAactacaacagcagcagcagttacagcaacagcagcaacaaccacAAACTCCACAGCAGGGCTCCATGCCAGGCTCACATAACCTCCATTTCCCCAACTCCGTTCCGACCACCTCCCAGAGCTCTCGTCCCAAGACTCCCAACCGAGCAAGCCCGAGGCCTTACCATCACCCGCTCACCCCAACAAACCGTCCGCCAAGCACCGAGCCTTCAGAAATCAGCCTCTCCCCCGAACGGTTGAATGCTTCCATTGCCGGCCTTTTCCCTCCAAAGATCAACATCCCCTTACCTCCCAGGCAGCCCAATCTGAGCAGAGGGTTTGATCAACAGGGTCTTAATCCTACAACCTTGAAGGCAATAGGGCAGGCGCCCCCGAGCATGACTCTTCCGAATAACAACAGTAACGCTGGTGGAAACAATAACGGTCAGCCAGCTTTTCAAGGAACTCCTAATGCTGCAAGTGCTCCTGGGAAACAAGACAAACTGCCTGGAGGTGGACAAGCAAAACGAGCGAGTCCCAGCAATAGTCGTCGATCCAGCCCAGCATCAAACCGAAAAGGTGCAACCCCTAGCCCGGGTAGACAGAAGGTAGCTAAGATTGCTTTGACATCACCTCCACATCAACAGCAAATGGTTAGCCCGCAGTCCATGATGAGCCCCACATCTTTGCAGCCAAGCCCTGCCTCTGTTCTGCCAGCTGGGCCCATGGATCCGCAGCAGATGCAAAACTCTTTTCAAGGTCTCCCCAGTAGTTCTGACCTAATGAGTCAAGGCCTGATGGCAGTGCCAACGGGTGAACAACGGCAAATGGTACAGTCACAGAGAGAACAAGCTGCTCAGAGAATGGCAAGTCCCCGTGTTTCTGTGGCAGAACAGAAACAACATGAACCTAAGAATGTTGCAGAGCAGTCGGTTGCAGAGGAAAAGCACCAACCTCAGACAGAACCCCAACAGGATCTTGCTACCACTATGCCACCGGGCTTTAGGGACGCCCCAACCTCCCTGAACCAGTTGTTGGACAGCTCAATCTCACCGTCCATGCCCATGAAGCCCCCACAGAGTGCCCCTCAAGCGACTGTGGATCCAACGGAACTGGCGAGCCAACGCAACGCCAGGACTCCTCAGAGCACTGAGGGTGGGCCTCTGCCGGGTCCCAGTGAGCCTAAACTTAGTTCTACTACAAGTCCCAAATTAAGCAGTCCTAGCTTACACCCTTCGAATGTCACCCTTAGCGTTAGCCCTAGTCCCGCATTTAGCCCCAGCCCCAGTTTGAATGTTAGCCCTAGCTCCCAGCCTAACCCGGCTGTTAGTGCTAGCCTAAATCCCAACCCTAAACCCTTGTCCACCAACATGTCGACGGTCTTGCAAAGGCCCAACCCTTCCACAGCCATGCCCACCAATCAGATCACGGTTTTTGTGACCTCTAACCCAATTAGCTCCTCCACTAGCACTTCCCCGCAGGTTCCGCCCGGAATTGTTTCCACTGTAGTCGTTCCAAGCAAAAACCTTCAGAGACCGCCAGAAATGGGTCAGCAGCAACAGACCCCCGTAACCCAATCGCGCCCCGCTCAGTTCATCACCACCCCGGTGTTTTTCCAAATGCCGGCAGCCTCTGTTCCCTCCAGCACCAGCGTGGTGTCTCAGCCCGTGACCATTCAAATGTCAAACATACAGTTCACACCCGCGCCTATGATGACGACAACGTTGCCGACTGCTACAGTGTCGGCTCCTGTGTCTGTTGCAGCACATTCCCCGGCCATGAGCTCGGCCCCTGGCCATACGCCgccgcctcgcgccatgctcggACATGTCCAGGTGCAGATTCCCGGCTCTCACGCGTCTTCTGTCACAGCGGCGCACCCTCCTGTTCAGCAGCCTAGCCCGGGCGGCCTGAGGCAGGAGAGTCCAGCGTCAGAGGCGTTAAAGTCCAGCCCTGTGGCGCAGGTGTCTCCGCATCCCCCGACATCATCCCCCAATGTCACATCCCCCTTTCCCCAACCCATGTCCTCTCCCCCTGCGTGCTCCAGTCCAGGAGCTACCCCCAGCGCCCGAAAGAGTCCCCTGTCCCCGCTAGCGTCTGGTGCTAAGAGCAAGCCTGCCACTTCTGCTGCACAGCCATCCTCCAGTAGTCCACTGGCGAAACAAGAGGTGGCTGCGCAGCAAGCACTAAGTGCAGGAGTTGCTCCCCCACAGGTGTCCCCTTCGCCTGCTGAGCCCCTTGAGTCTCCACAGAacacttcctcctctccacctgctcCGGCCCCTCCCAATGCCCCCGTTGTTCCTGTCTCTGTCCCGGCTCCCATGCCCACACCTACTGCACTCAACCCAGCACTTAATGCCATGTCGGgtacacctgctgctgctgcgcccaCTACACCCAACCCAGCTCCCGGCCCTAGTTCAGCTGCTGTGCCCCAGCCCCCAGTCCCAGCCCCTGTCCCTGTCACTGTCACCAGCCCACAGCCTTCTGGTTCCCCTGCAGGTTCaacggttgctgctgctgctactgctgctgctgcaggtgtcgctgctaccaccaccaccaccaccgtcccaggaccaaccaccaacaccactgtcGGTTCTCCGTCACCAGTGTCTGCCAAACCAGCGTCCCCTGGCCAGCCTCCTCCTGCCACGCCCGCCACACCGACGGAGACTAGCTCGGCAGAGCCAGCCAATACTGCGGTACCATTGGCAGAGGCACCAAGTGCTTCAG CTTCTGTGGACCCAGACCCTGCCCAGCAGGAAAAGGCTTCAAATGAGAAAAGCG GTGAAGAAGCTTCAGCTGTCGCAGAGCAAGG ATgggcaaagaaaagaaagacgcCCGTCAGCGTAGTGCCCAG GGACACGAGGGGCGCCAGCGAGGCGGCAAAAGCCAAGGGCCCCAGCCGCCGGAGCTCGCGAgcggagaaggaggtggaggaggaagcggCAGACAATGGGCAGAGGAAGAGGGCGGGCAGACCAGGCTCGGCCTCCTCCAGCACAGGGAAAG ATACAAACACTGGAGCCAGCCCTACACAGGCCAAACGAAGGAAGTCAAAGTGA